The genomic DNA TGCTCATTTCCATACTGATTCTTATTGATTACATTCTAAGAAAGGATCCCTTTTACTATTGTGAATGTAAGTATTATCTTTCTGACTACTggtgtgtttttaacttttgtataCTCTGTAGAATGCTTTTGGTGTGTaatgatgttttctttaaaacatttttttaatgtttacttatttgtgagagagagagacagagacagagcttgagcaggggaggggcagagagagagggagacacagaatccgaagcaggctccaggctctgagctgtcagcacagagcacagtgtggggctcaaattcactagctgtgagatcataacctgggccaaagtcggatgcttaactgactgagccactcaggtgcccaatgttttcttttaaatccaataaggattttttttaaagactctttgTTCATGCCAAAATATTCTTCAACTATATTTGagcacttaatttttaaagtatttttgaggTTATGTATCATGCATTAGAACTTTTGctgcatttggaatttattttgatctATGAGTTGAAAAGAGATAGAATTTTAGtggattttctaaaatttaagattttttttatagttgcatatttttctttttgccattgaCTTGAAATCCTGATATTATATTCCTAAGCCCCATATATATTTGTATCCAATTCAAGAATCAATTCTGTCTCATTGATCTCTTTATTCATGTCCCAGTTGATATGAAATATAGTTGCTTTGATACAATGACACATTTTGATATGTGATGAGACCAGCAGTCCCTCCTTAATATGCCTTTTCAGAATTATGTCTAGTTTTGCATATTTACATTTCCAAATcaagtttaaaatgaaatagtaagtttacatttaaataagataatacaagTTTAACATTACAATAAGTTTACAATGAAGTTAAACAGGTTTAAAATAgcatagttttaaaacaaaagtcagtTATGATTTTCAAGAAGATTCAATTAGAGAAGATTAAGGAAATTTACCTCTTCCGAGTGCTGAGAACTGTTATCCCCCACCGGGTCTTGACATTTAACATTGGGTACTGCTTCCATTTTCCACCTGTATGACTTATCCCTTCTAGAAGTCTGCTGTTCATCCTCCatgagccaccccccccccccccccccccgaaatgcTGCCTGGCACTTTTCTGTAAGAAAACCATCTCTTTGAGGAAGTAAATGCCTTATGTCTTTGCTGAGCATCCATatggccatctgcaaaccccAGCACCATGACATCATCACGAGTGACAGGGATATGGCTTCCTCTTTCAGGTGGCATGTGCTACAGACTTTGTCCCAGCAGCCATTCAGGTCCTCTTCAcagtgtggctgtgtgtgtgtggccccAATGTCATAGACCATTTGTGTGTGATGTAAACCCGTTTTTGAAAGTTGTCTGCATGGACCCAATCGTACCCTTGGTCTCTTTGTTGCTGTCGACAGTGGGTTCATTGAcctgttaacattttcttcttgatGGTCTCATAGGTGGTCATCTTCTACTACTCTTGCTCCCTGAAGACCTATAGCTTCAAGAGGAGACACAAAGCCATGTCCACCTGTGTCCCTCACGTCACTGTGGTGGTCTTAATATTGTGTccgtatatttatatatttgcaccCAGTCACCACCTTTTCCACTGCTCAAGTTGTGGCTGGGTTGTATACCACAGTAACTCCCTTGTTAAACTTCTTAAACCTGTGCACTCAGAAAGTTGGAGGTGAAAAATGCCATGAGGAAGTTCTGGAGGAAAAAAGGTAACAGAGATATCCGTAACTTTATTAAATGTTGGTCTCTTTAATGGAAAAGAGATAAGAAGATACTTTCTGTGGTGCAGAGGCACATGAACACTATTTGTCCCAAGTatgtttattttcacatataGGCACTGTGAGGAAAGGTCCAGGCAGGAAATTATTTATCATTGTAAAAATAGCGTATTTAGACTTATGTATGTCTAATTGATTGTCAAAGTTTAACGTACTGTCCGAATTAGAGTTCTTGTAAATGCAGATTATCAGGACACAGCTCTGGAGATTTTCGTTTACTAGCTTTGTTGTTGAATGACATACTACTTTCTAAAGAGGTGTACGTAAAGCCAAAGAGTTCTGCATGTACTCTTGCTATCGTGCTGTGCTTTGTGTTGACATCATGCACCTTTTAATGAAGTCAACTTAGTTTTTACACTTAGTTTTTAACttgtagtaaaatacaaataacaaactTGCAGTTGTAGCCATTTGTAAGTGCATAGTTCAGGGGCGTTGAGTTAATTCACATTGTCATGATAGTTAAGTTAATTCATCTTGGTTATGCAAACACAAGCACCATCTGTCTCCAAAGCTTTTTCATCTACCCGGGTTGAAATTCCACACTCATTAAACATTaattctctatttccctttctctgggcCTTAGAAGATACCATTCTACTTACTTTCTGTCTATGAATTTGGCTACTTTAAGCACcatatgtaagtggaatcatacgttaaattgtctttttgtgactgtcttatttcacttaatacgTGAATGTATGTgttagcatgtgtcagaatttccttcatttttaagggtGAATAATAACCCGTTGTGTACATAAACCTCACACTGTTCATACATTTATCTGTCAGTAGACACCTTGGCTGCTTCTACTTTGTGTCTATTATGAATTATAGTGCCATgaatatagatatagaaatatcTGTCTGAGACTGTGGTTTCCATGATTTTGTGTATATACCCCAATTGTGgatcatataataattttttgCTTAACTTTTTAGGAACTACCATAACATTTTCCATAGCAGgtacatcattttacattcccaccagaatgCACGtttgttcccatttctccactttCTTACATGTGTTGTTATCATTACATTTTGTGGTAATAGCTCTCCCGTTGGATGTGAAATGGTATTGCACGATGGTTTTGAAGCGCCTTTCCTAAGGAAAATGATTAATGTAATGTaagcacatcttttcatgtgcttatagGGCATTCATGCGTCtcttctggagaaatgtctactgaagtccttttctcattaaaaaattttttttaatgtctatttatttactttgagatggagagagagcaagtgggggaggggcagagagaggaggagagagagaatcccaagcatgctctgcgcTCTCAGGCGCTGGCACTTTTGCTGTAAGAAAACCATCTCTGTCAGGAAATACACGACTTAAGTCTTTGCTGAGCATCcatgtggccatctgcaaaccccTGTACTATGACATCATCATGAGTGACAGGGATATGGCTTCCTCTTTCAGGTGGCATGTGTGAGAGGCTTTGTCCTTGCAGCCACTcatgtgagactcgaactcacaaactgtgatatcatgacctgagccttaatcaagagttggacgcttagcctactgaggcacccaggtgccccctttgctCGTATTTCAtcaggttcttttattttttgagatggagtagttctttatataatgttgatattaacaccttatcaaatatatcatttgcaaatattttctctcctttgtggGATACCTTTTCGGtctgttgatagtgtcttttgGTGTATAAAAGTTCTTAAATTTGATAAAgtaatttatgcattttttcttttcttgcctgggGTTTTGGTGTCCTACCCATGAAATTATTGCCAAACCTAAAgttatgaatttttctttcatgttttcttccaagacTCTCATAGTTCTGTCTAGTAGTTGAGGTCTTtgttccattttaagttaatttttgtatatgctgtGCATTAAgggttcagtttctttttttttttttgtggatatccagtttcacagcaccatttttttaaaccacctgTCCTCTCCCCATGACTGTTCTTGTCACCTGTTGACAATCATTTGAAGACATatacaaaagtttatttataggctctgtattttattccattgttatGTCCATCTTTATGTCAACATCATACTGTTtcgattactgtagctttgtaatgaGTTTTAGAACCAGGAAGTCCtcaactgtttgtttgtttcccaagGTTATCTTGGCTGCATAGAGTTTCCACCAGAATCTTaggatggatttatttatttcaacaaaagcttttttttttattttgatagggattgcattcaatatgtagattactttagGTAGTATTAATAACATGAACCACATCAGTTCATGAGCCACATGAGTTCATTAATAACTCATGAGTTCATTAATAACATGAGCCACATCAGTTCatgccatttatttgtgtcttctagaatatttttcagcaacattttgtagtttttcattGTACAAGACTTTTGCTTCCTTGTTTAAGTTTATCCTCAAGTACTTTGCTCTCTTTGAAGCTATTGTAAATGGAAGTATTGTCTTAATTCCCTCTCTGGGTTGTCATTGGTAGCACAGAAATTCAGCGTCtttctgtgaaaacaaaacagaacggaacaaccaaaaccagaaaactcccaacaaattgggtgtagaaggaatgtacctcaacataagaaAGGCCACATATGACTGATCCACAGGTACCATCACACTCAACAgggaaaggttgaaagctttccCAATCAGGAACAAGATGAAAGTGCCCATGATCACCCCTCCTTTTCAACATGGCACTGGGATAAAAATCCCTGTGACATTTTTAGTGACATGAGGTTATTTTGCTTACTCaatttttactaaattttactATAACAGTTTTTCTGATGGTAGCCACTTTCTATCCTGTGGATCTCAGCTTAAGCATCAACTTTGAAGAAAGGCCTTCCCTGGTCACCTTCTCCATAGTAGAATTCTCTCTGAGTACCCTGTTTGCTCTATTATTAGCACTGATGAAGACTGTAATTAGCTTACTACATTGTCCCCTTATTTACTGTCTGACTTTATTATGAGAATATAGGCTTCATTCAGGAAGGAACTTATACATGATTTTTCCCATCGTTAATTGCTGTATCCTCACTCTTAGTACATTTCCTATCATTAAAGAGTTGCTCCatataagaaaaatacttaaacaaaaaaacttgaatagtgattacattaaaatttgtgaataaatatttaaaatatgtaacaacACTTCTAGGCAGATTTAATtgagtattaaataaaatgaaggaaaaacattATATGACAAGTGGGGAAATATATGATAAATTAATCTTTACTGGAacaaaataatggctgaaattttaTTCTTGACTGGCAAAGGTCTCATAATGGTTTTAaagcttttcttgttttgttttgtttttgctccaTGTTATATCTTATAGGCCTTCATTATGTGATTTAGTCTAGTAGTATCTTACGTTTAGATGTGCTTTCAAACTTTTGTGAAAATCTGAGCGAATTATGTAATTAAGCAAGAATCAGTCTTGGACACTTTCCAATCCTATAACTTAATGAGGAATGTGGTCAGAAGGGATGAAATGTCCAGTTATCTTTGCCTGTATGGGGCAGAagatgctagaactgataaaattTTCAGGAGGTCCTTCTTAGGCTTAAAATATTGCTTAAGAAAAAGTACAAGAGTGTCTCTCAAATTTCAAGTCAACTATTCTGCCCAAACCAGTACTATAAAATGATAAGGACTCACTAGCTGAATGGTATTTTCTATTTAGAAATTAGTGGGAAAGAAATTACCTGAGAAGGTCTCCTTGGGAAATGGCTGGTGGCTCTCTCCTTATGTAAGGATAGGaattccttgtctttttgataaattaTCCTAATGCgatcaatttttgtttttctgtgtggaCCATGAAATTCCTAGGATGTAATCTACAGtgcaaataaaaacaaccttCTGAATAAGAAGGAGACTCCACAGAGAAAATGGATAGACAGttgattgaaagaaaatatatcctCATGTAATAATGCAACTTTTTGTCCTCTCTTGTCAAACTGGATGACAGAGGAAATCCAGGTGGTTGGAAATTAGTAAAAAGTGTTCCTTCAGATTGTGGATTTGCCTTCACAAGATAAGACTAACAGTAAATAGTGGAAACCAGCTTTTGCAATTGTGTTGACTATCTTTATTATGTAAAAGTGAGATCACTTTGAGATAAAGAAAACTTTCATTCCAATTCtaattttatcacttaaaaatgggtgaccttgggaaaattaatTAGATGATCTGATGAGCCTCAGTTTGTTTAACTATGAAATGGGGATTATAATTCCTGTAACTGTAAGATGAACTGTGATTCATTAAGTTGTGAGTGTGTGATTGGAATCCACTGTAGGCATTGTGAGCAGTGGAGTAATAGACCAGAATCATATTTAAAAAGGATCATTTTTAAGTTGCATCAAGAGAACCAATTGATGGAAGCCAGAATGAAAGGGGAGGGACAAGGCTAGTGTGGTGGGACAtaagaagtggggaggggagggaaatgatTAAatttgtgatatatacatatatttttaaatgtttattattgagagagagagagagagagagagagagagagcgagcattggggaaagcagagaaagagtgggagacacataatctgaagcaggctccaggctccaagctgtcagcacagagccctacgtgaggcttgaactcacaaaccatgagatcatgacctgagctgaagttgtatgcttaactgactgagccccctgctgccggtgccccaaatttgtaatatattttaaaggaggTTAAAGATTTGTTGAAGAGATCAATATGTGATATAAGAGCTAGAAAACAAGAAGAGCACTGTGATATTTTTTGTCTGAGCAATGACATGGAAGATGGTTCCATTCAATGAGGTGGGGACCACCTATGTTTGTTgctgaaaagtaaaaaattggCTTTATAAGTCCTGAACTGATACCCAATTGGAGATGTCCAAAGTTGGAGATGTTGCATATATGAAGTTAAGGTAGAGACACAATAGTGGAATGCTTCCACATTTATTGGTCAGGAAAATGGGGCATATCCAACCAGGGAAGTGACCTTCCATTCCTAATTTGATCCATTCAATTTGAATATGTCAGTTACCTTAAATCGGTCTCAAGTATTTTACTTTTGTGACTTTATAAACTATGCATCTTGTCGTGAATTCCCTCGTTCTCTTTTCTTGtccttccattttccctttgAAAGTCAGCTAAAGCCTTGTTTTCTCCGGGAAGTCTTCTCTGATTGCATTTACTCTTTGGTTGATATATTCTTACCCATGATCTTTGCATTGTGTAACccttttcataatatttttattacattgatGTGATTATTATGTATTTACCGCTGAGTATATGAAAGCATGGCTTAGTCAACTTGGAAACCGCAGCATCTATGAAACACTCCACACAAGCAGGTAGTCCTTATACATTCTTTAATTGaattaatcaataaaaaaattaatcttataATGCATTTAAGTgtcccccccctccacctccgCCTTGTTTTGTAGATCACCTGCTTCTAATGTGAGAAGTCAGCTCCTATGCAGACTGGATGGCATCCAGAAATAATGTAACCCACTTTGTCCTCTTGGGCCTCACACAGGATGGAAAGGAACACAAGGccctttttattatattcttgcTCTTCTGTATTTTGACCGTGGTGGGCAACCTGCTCATTGTGGTGACTCTAGCTGTCAGTAAGACCCTGGGCTCAACTATGTACTTGTTTCTTGCTAACTTATCTTTTATGgatgtcatttatttctctacTATTTCCCCCAGATTGATTTCAGACTTGTTGTTTGGGAAAAACTCCATATCCTTCCAATCTTGTATGACCCAGCTATTTACAGAGCACCTTTTCGGTGGATCAGAGGTCATTCTTCTGCTGGTGATGGCttatgaccgctatgtggccatctgtaagCCCTTGTGTTATTTGGTTGTCATGAGGCAAGAGGTGTGTGTTGTGCTGCTGGTAGGGTCCTGGGTTGGAGGTTTTCTGCATTCAGCCATTCAAGTTAGCACGATTTATAGTCTCCCATTCTGTGGTCCCAATGTCATTGatcatttcatctgtgaaatgtacCCCTTACTGAGACTTGCCTGTACTGACACATATGTCATTGGCCTGTTAGTGGTGGCCAACGGAGGGATGATGTGCACAATCGTGTTTGTGCTCTTGCTCATCTCTTATGGTGTCATCTTGCACTCTCTAAAGAACCTTAGTCCGGAAGGGAGGCGGAAAGCCCTCCAGACCTGTGGTTCCCACATCACTGTGGTGGTCTTCTTCTTTGTGCCATGTATTTTCATGTACGTGAGACCTGCTAAGACCTTCCCCATTGACAAATCAGTGAGTGTGTTTTATACAGTCATAACCCCCATGCTGAACCCCCTGATCTACACTCTGAGAAATTCTGAGATGACAAATGCTATAACGCAGCTGTGGAGGAGAATGTGCACATGAAGTAGTAAGTGAGTGTATCATCCCTCATGAAGGGAGTAACTTAGCATTAGGGCCAGTCTTCTCAAGTGTTGAAGTCCTTTTTACTGTAAATGCATTTACAGTTGGAGTCAGTAAATAATCTGCAATGAAAACATAAGTGAAATACAGAGTTATGCTAATTCATAATTAGTTGCTCCATTTACTTTTATTactcttattttcattcttaattttatttctattcagtttcttgtcttttatttatattcttttcattgttaaaatatttgttgctATATAGACTTTCTtctctatttaatttctttccattacATACGAGATTTTAATGtaatagttactttaaaaaagtttatttattcattttatgagagagagagagagagagagagagagagagagagaagagtggaggtggggggacagagagagaaccccctacagcctccttgctgtcagtgcaaagccctacacagagctctatctcatgaatcacaagatcatgacctgagctgaaatcatgggtaggacacttaaacaactaaaccatccaggtgccccaacattttaaggtatatttgaaagtatagtagataataataaacattaaaaatagaatccacACTAAGGGGACATAGTATGGAATAAACATCCTCCCCATCTCTCACTGTAGTCTCCCTGTTCTTCTATATGTAATCAGTATACTAAGAGTATCATTGTTTCTAAGACTTCTCAATTAATAATCTTTGCtaataaaatcatatttccatatatgtgtttgtgtttatgtCTCTGTGTATAACTTGTGCACTTACTACTCAGCCTCTGAAGATCTTTCCATATCAGTCTATAGATGTAATTCATTCTCAGGTTCTTCATACTGCCTAAAACTTCTGTATAAAGATACAGTAAAATTAGTGTTTCCAGTCCTTTTCATGTTCCTGAGCCTTTTTCTATGGTCAATAACTGCCTTTGTGAAAATTTTCAAGTATGAgttttagaagtggaattgttccATCATTTGGTATGTGTATTTGAAATCGTTGATAATAGAGTTTTTGCCCAAATATCATCCATGAGCTTGGACCAAATGACACTACTTCCCTTGGTCTAGAAAACACCTTTTTGTGCACATTCTCATCAACCAGTGCTTGACAACCATTTATGGTATTTTAGAATCTGATTAAAGGACTTGTGTTTCATTACTTTAATTGAAATTCAGTAACTATAATTGAACTTGAGCATCTattcatatgtttaaaattattatattattctttagTGAATTATATATTAATGACTTTTACCTGCTTTATTTGATTGCTGATCTTTTCCACGTGGATTTGTGTGATTTAGTCATACAGTGACGAAGCTATCCCTTTcaccattgtatgtgtatattcaaTTTGGATATGATTCAGTTTGGATATTATTATAGCATGCAGAATATTTTTGGTCATGtagaaatattattacatttatataatcaaATCTCTTAATAATTTCTTTGGCTTTTGTATCTTGCTCAGAACATCTTTCGCTATTTCAGTGTTAACAAAATATTCTTCCACATGCTTTCCAACATTtaactttttcattgttttgtggtCATATATTTTACATTGAATTTTTTGATCCATCTACATTTTGATGTAAGGAGTTACTAgagattgaattttatttatttttctaggtatTTGTACAGATGTATCCTTCTTTTCCCCCATTGCTTTGATACCCTAAGTTTGTGTTCTAAAATATGGCATATGCTTAGATCCAATTAAGActctgttattttccattttttttattcatgtgcCATTTAAGATACAATGTAATTGCACTTTATTTATAAGACACCTTGATATCTGACAAGCCTAGTACTCCATACTATTTCTTATCAGAACTGTGtctattctttcatatttatgttttaacataaaaatttgatAGGTTACTCTAGTAAAAACTaagtttaattaatattttcaatgcGATTTGATTTAGAAAGAGCTAATATCTTTAGAGAATTGAGAATTCTCATCCCAAAACTGGGTAGGTCTTTTCATTTAACAAACCTTCTTTGATGTTCATATAGACCTAGTGTGTTTCTTTGTAAATGTAGTCTTTTTGAGTAAAGTTCTTTTATGCTCTTCTGCAAATAGAATCTTATATTATGTTTTCCAAGTGTCTGTTGTTTCAGTGTAGACAATGTTTTCTCCCCACTTTTAAATAAGATATAATCTTCATAGtacatatttcatcttttttagtctattttcccccaagttttgacaaatacatacagTTATGTATGGTATGGTAAACACCATCACCATCAGTATGTGAATGTTTCATCACCAAAAACATTTCTCCATGTATCTTTGTAGGCCCCTTCTACTCTAGCCTCTAGATCCTGGCCAATTGTGATCTATTTCTATCCCTATTGTTCTatctttcccagaatgtcatatgaaTTGAATCATCCAGATAGAGTccttttttcttctacctttattgaggtataattgactaATTGAAATTGTATAGATTTAAGATGCAATATGTGATGATCtgatatatgtacacattgtGAAGTGGTTACCACAATCAAACTCATGAAcgcatctatcacctcacatgttttttctttttcttttaaatggtaaGACCAGTTAAAATgtactcttagcaaatttcaagtaaatAATAAGAGTATTATTAACCAGAgacaccatgctgtatattagatcctcagaatGTATTCATCTTATGACTGAAAGTTTATAGTTTTTGAACATCATTTTGCCGACTCCTTGTCCCTGGCAATCAACAATTTCCCCTCTGCCTCtataaatttgacttttttttttgttgcttccacatataaatgaggtcatatagtatttgcctttatgtatctagcttatttcacttaacgtcctccaggttcatccatgtctcAAAAGGCAGAATTtccctttttatgactgaataatattccactgtttaTATATGCCTCATTTCTTTGTCCCTTCATCATTAACAGACACTTGCGTTGTttttgtatcttggctattgtgaataactaTTCAGTGagcatgggggtgcagatatctcaaGATACTGatatcatttcctttggatatatatatacctaGAGGTAGGATTGCTATATCATAGgaatagttctacttttaattatttaggaatttccatactgtttttcacagtggttgcaccaatttacattcccaccaacagtttatAAAGGTTTCACCTTTTCTACAGCCTCACCaacaaatttcttttataagggtattaatttcattcatgagagctctgccctcatgatctaatcacctcccaaaggcacacctcctaataccattacATTGGACATTAGGATTTGAAAATATGAGTTTTGGGGAATACAAATGTTCAAACAATAGCtcaggtccaatttcattcttttgcatattgatatccagttttccaagcATAACAAAGTAACTTTCCTTTCTCCACAGTATGTTCCCGGCCCCGTTTTCAAAGATCAATTGACTGTATATACATGTaattatttctgagctttcttttctattccatggGTCTGCATACCTGTTTTAATGCCAGAACTATACTCTTGATTACcgtaattttgtaatatattttgtgatgtctctagcttttttctttcttaagattgt from Panthera tigris isolate Pti1 chromosome D1, P.tigris_Pti1_mat1.1, whole genome shotgun sequence includes the following:
- the LOC102972462 gene encoding olfactory receptor 4A47-like, translating into MASRNNVTHFVLLGLTQDGKEHKALFIIFLLFCILTVVGNLLIVVTLAVSKTLGSTMYLFLANLSFMDVIYFSTISPRLISDLLFGKNSISFQSCMTQLFTEHLFGGSEVILLLVMAYDRYVAICKPLCYLVVMRQEVCVVLLVGSWVGGFLHSAIQVSTIYSLPFCGPNVIDHFICEMYPLLRLACTDTYVIGLLVVANGGMMCTIVFVLLLISYGVILHSLKNLSPEGRRKALQTCGSHITVVVFFFVPCIFMYVRPAKTFPIDKSVSVFYTVITPMLNPLIYTLRNSEMTNAITQLWRRMCT